The segment AATCACAGGCGTAATAAATGTCTCAATTCCAGCTGCCAGCAAAAGCATAGGCATGATAAAGCGGAAGAACACATTTATCCCCTTCTTGAATTCACCTTTAATATCTACATACCTGCCTGCAAGGGCATTCAGGACATTGATACCCATCCTCACACCCATGGCTGCTGAGATCAGTATCATCGGAAGCTCAATGATGCCATGAGGCAGGATACCCAGGAATATATAGGTGAACCCGTTCTCCTGAGATTCAAGGTAGGTCACAACTCCAAGAATGTAGCCATTGGAGACCACGAACAACAGGGGAATCAGACCAAAGGCCAGTCCCAGGACAAATGCCATCAGGCTCTTGATCGCATTGTTAAAGAAAATGAACAGCATGATCTCTAACGGAGTCATGCTCATGATAAGTTCAACAAGCCCTTCCAGGCCCTCCAGAGCAATATCAGATGATGCAGGATTCAATGCGGTGTAGAAATAACCGGCAATGCCAGATAATATGAAAAGCACGACAACTAAGGAGATCTCAGGTATCAATCCGGAAATGTAGTTGTGCACATTGCACAAGCCACTTTCACAGACAGGTGCACCCTTACTTTCAAAGACCGGATCATCGGAATCATCCAGTACAGTATCGTTCATCGAAGTCTCATCAGTTGTAGCATCATCCATCGAAGTCCCATCAGTTGTAGTATCATCCATTACCATCATATTCCAAGAGTCATACGGATAGTGTTCCTGCATGCAGGGGACAGACCCAGTATTATGATCACCATCTTTACAAATGTCCTAAGATTCCTTGACTCTTCATCTGCAGTGAACTGGGTATCCAGGAGATATATCACAGGCAGGAATATAGCCAGTTTCAGAGGATACATCACCAGAGCAGTGCCTGTCAGATCAATAAGATAGGCAGGTACAACATGTTTTTCATAATAACCAAGGGTATCAACTCCAATAAAGGTTGAGGATGCATCAAGCAGATGTGCCCAGATGATCATCAGATTGAGATGGTCATTTATGTAAGGCCAGCCGACCTTTTCCAGCAGGAAATAGATAGCACCTGCAAATAGTGTTCCTGAGGAAACAATCGCAATAAGACTGAACGGACGCTCTATATCTTCCACAACAAGAAGAGCTATTATGTTCAGTACGAACCAGCCAAGTCCCAGTAATGCAAAGGACCGGTTCCAGTCAGTGACCTTGCCTGATGAATAAAGCCATCTTGAGAAAAGAAGGCATATTACAGTACCAACGAACACCACAAAATAGATGTTAGGGGTTATGAACAGATAACTAAGAGGAGGGTCAAAGATACCGGCATCCTCCATAACTCTCA is part of the Methanococcoides orientis genome and harbors:
- a CDS encoding stage II sporulation protein M, whose translation is MDDTTTDGTSMDDATTDETSMNDTVLDDSDDPVFESKGAPVCESGLCNVHNYISGLIPEISLVVVLFILSGIAGYFYTALNPASSDIALEGLEGLVELIMSMTPLEIMLFIFFNNAIKSLMAFVLGLAFGLIPLLFVVSNGYILGVVTYLESQENGFTYIFLGILPHGIIELPMILISAAMGVRMGINVLNALAGRYVDIKGEFKKGINVFFRFIMPMLLLAAGIETFITPVIIGLYTGII
- a CDS encoding DUF63 family protein — its product is MCPFVDKILQFVNEYYLDPIFQDSGYNPVNTLTWALILGICVFAVAKMLDKWNVKVDERFVFSIIPFVLAGSSLRVMEDAGIFDPPLSYLFITPNIYFVVFVGTVICLLFSRWLYSSGKVTDWNRSFALLGLGWFVLNIIALLVVEDIERPFSLIAIVSSGTLFAGAIYFLLEKVGWPYINDHLNLMIIWAHLLDASSTFIGVDTLGYYEKHVVPAYLIDLTGTALVMYPLKLAIFLPVIYLLDTQFTADEESRNLRTFVKMVIIILGLSPACRNTIRMTLGI